A genomic window from Litoreibacter janthinus includes:
- the dapA gene encoding 4-hydroxy-tetrahydrodipicolinate synthase: MFKGSMPALVTPFNNGAVDFDALKHLVEWHIEQGSHGLVPMGTTGESPTVSHDEHDAVVETVVKAVAGRVPVIAGAGSNNTAETVRLVQHAKEVGADAALVVTPYYNKPTQRGLMAHFTAAADCGLPIFIYNIPPRSVIDMTPATMGELAKHPMIVGVKDSTADISRVSQQRITCGTEFLQFSAEDATALGAHVHGSIGCISVTANVAPKLCAEFQNAMAAGDYKTALTYQDRLMPLHNAIFTEPGLVGAKYGLSLLGKCSEEVRSPLTALEDSTKAAIKDAMVYAGLIN; this comes from the coding sequence ATGTTTAAAGGCTCAATGCCCGCGCTGGTCACGCCGTTCAATAACGGCGCCGTGGATTTTGACGCGCTCAAACACTTGGTTGAATGGCACATCGAACAAGGCTCCCACGGTCTGGTCCCCATGGGCACAACTGGGGAAAGCCCAACTGTTAGCCATGACGAACATGACGCCGTGGTCGAAACAGTTGTGAAAGCAGTCGCTGGCCGCGTGCCGGTCATTGCGGGCGCTGGCTCCAACAACACCGCCGAAACCGTGCGCCTTGTTCAGCACGCCAAAGAGGTCGGCGCGGATGCCGCACTTGTGGTCACGCCTTATTACAACAAACCCACCCAGCGCGGCCTAATGGCCCATTTCACCGCTGCGGCGGATTGTGGTCTGCCGATCTTCATCTACAACATCCCACCCCGTTCGGTGATCGACATGACGCCGGCGACTATGGGCGAGTTGGCCAAACACCCGATGATTGTTGGTGTGAAAGACTCGACCGCCGACATCTCGCGTGTGTCCCAACAGCGTATCACCTGTGGCACCGAGTTCTTGCAGTTCTCTGCCGAAGATGCGACCGCCCTTGGCGCACATGTGCACGGGTCAATCGGGTGCATCTCGGTCACGGCCAACGTTGCCCCGAAGCTGTGCGCTGAGTTCCAGAACGCGATGGCAGCTGGCGACTACAAAACGGCCCTGACCTATCAGGACCGCTTGATGCCGCTGCACAACGCCATCTTCACGGAGCCCGGTCTTGTGGGTGCCAAGTACGGACTGTCTTTGCTGGGCAAATGCTCTGAAGAGGTCCGCTCCCCGCTGACCGCTCTGGAAGACAGCACCAAGGCCGCGATCAAGGACGCAATGGTCTACGCGGGTCTCATCAATTAA
- a CDS encoding glutaminase has translation MLEETLNRINTELREAPDKGLVADYIPELAKIDPNQFAMSVCLADGQQVSCGDFTTNFSMQSVSKAFTLAMALGRYGDGLWKRVGREPTSNAFNSVVDLELGGGKPRNPFVNAGAIVVTDALLSGRTPKDTLAEIVQFVRAAVGDGDIYINHDMARSENITGHRNWSLAHFLKSTDNLEHECELTLGTYFHQCSIELNCQQLARAGRFLAGLSGGHDMIANRHVRSINALMMTCGHYDGSGEFAYRVGFPGKSGVSGGILAIVPGVASVAVWAPGLNSFGNSQLGTLALERLSLAMSWSVFDTK, from the coding sequence ATGCTCGAAGAGACGCTAAATCGCATTAACACCGAACTGCGCGAGGCCCCCGATAAGGGCCTTGTCGCGGACTATATCCCCGAGCTTGCCAAGATCGATCCAAACCAGTTCGCCATGTCCGTTTGTCTGGCTGACGGGCAGCAGGTCAGTTGCGGCGATTTCACCACCAATTTTTCCATGCAGAGCGTGTCCAAGGCGTTCACCCTTGCGATGGCGCTTGGCCGCTATGGCGACGGCCTGTGGAAGCGCGTCGGGCGCGAACCGACCAGCAATGCGTTCAACTCGGTCGTTGATCTGGAATTGGGCGGCGGCAAACCCCGCAACCCTTTCGTCAATGCAGGGGCTATCGTTGTGACTGACGCGCTGCTTTCGGGACGGACGCCCAAGGATACGCTAGCCGAAATCGTGCAATTTGTGCGGGCCGCGGTGGGCGATGGCGACATCTACATCAACCACGACATGGCCCGCTCAGAGAACATCACCGGCCATCGCAATTGGTCCCTGGCCCATTTCCTGAAATCCACGGACAATCTGGAGCACGAGTGCGAGCTGACGCTTGGCACCTATTTCCACCAATGCTCGATTGAGCTGAATTGCCAGCAACTGGCGCGTGCAGGCCGCTTTCTCGCTGGCCTCAGTGGCGGCCATGACATGATCGCGAACCGTCATGTGCGCAGCATCAACGCATTAATGATGACCTGCGGGCATTACGACGGATCAGGCGAATTCGCATATCGTGTCGGATTCCCCGGAAAGAGTGGCGTCAGCGGAGGTATTCTTGCGATCGTTCCGGGCGTTGCGTCAGTTGCGGTGTGGGCCCCGGGTCTGAACAGCTTTGGTAACTCCCAACTTGGCACACTGGCGTTGGAACGCCTGTCGCTTGCGATGAGCTGGTCAGTCTTTGATACCAAGTGA
- the smpB gene encoding SsrA-binding protein SmpB, producing MANKPKSAEERNYKVVSENRRARFDYAIEDDLECGIMLEGSEVKSLRTGQAQIAESYAAVEDGELWLVNSYFPPYEQAKTFSHEERRRRKLLVKQKELAKLWSATQREGMTLVPMVLYFNHKGRAKIKIGIAKGKKLHDKRETSAKRDWQRSKARLMKDHG from the coding sequence ATGGCTAACAAACCCAAATCCGCAGAAGAGCGAAATTACAAAGTGGTGTCGGAGAACCGGCGCGCTCGCTTTGACTATGCCATAGAGGATGACCTCGAATGTGGCATCATGCTAGAAGGGTCTGAGGTAAAATCCCTGCGGACGGGGCAAGCCCAGATCGCCGAAAGCTACGCCGCCGTCGAGGATGGTGAATTGTGGCTGGTGAACAGCTACTTCCCACCCTACGAGCAGGCCAAAACCTTCTCCCATGAAGAACGTCGCCGCCGCAAACTGCTGGTGAAGCAAAAAGAACTGGCGAAGCTTTGGTCCGCAACCCAGCGCGAAGGCATGACCCTCGTGCCGATGGTCTTGTACTTCAACCACAAGGGCCGCGCGAAGATCAAAATCGGCATCGCCAAGGGCAAGAAGCTGCACGATAAGCGGGAAACCTCCGCCAAGCGCGATTGGCAGCGTTCCAAGGCGCGCTTGATGAAGGATCACGGCTAA
- the sseA gene encoding 3-mercaptopyruvate sulfurtransferase, which yields MSDDPKTLVSTQWLEDHLNTPDLRVLDASWYLPDMNRDARAEYDRGHIPGARFFDIDEISDTRSSLPHMAPPVEKFMSRSRALGVGDGHQIVVYDGAGLFSAARVWWLYRLMGKTDVAVLDGGYPKWLAEGRPTEDLPPVLKERHITIHRQAQLVRDVTQVAAASKLSDHTILDARGAPRFKGEEPEPRAGLRSGHIPNSRNVPYTSVLNANGTMKSHADLREVFHDAKADLTKPIITTCGSGVTAAVLSLALERIGNRNHSLYDGSWAEWGQFDQLAVETG from the coding sequence ATGTCAGACGACCCCAAAACTCTCGTATCCACCCAATGGCTGGAAGATCACCTCAACACCCCCGACCTGCGGGTTCTGGACGCGTCATGGTATCTGCCAGATATGAATCGAGATGCCCGCGCCGAATATGACCGCGGCCATATCCCCGGCGCACGGTTCTTTGACATTGACGAGATCAGCGACACCCGCTCCTCCCTGCCGCACATGGCTCCACCGGTCGAAAAATTCATGTCCCGGTCGCGCGCGCTCGGGGTCGGGGATGGTCATCAGATCGTGGTCTATGACGGCGCGGGTCTGTTTTCCGCAGCCCGTGTCTGGTGGCTCTATCGCCTGATGGGCAAAACCGACGTTGCCGTATTGGACGGGGGCTATCCCAAATGGCTGGCAGAAGGCCGCCCGACGGAAGACCTGCCACCCGTTCTCAAGGAACGGCACATCACGATCCACCGGCAAGCCCAACTCGTGCGCGATGTCACGCAAGTCGCTGCCGCGTCCAAGCTGTCGGATCATACGATCCTGGACGCGCGCGGCGCGCCGCGGTTCAAAGGCGAGGAGCCGGAGCCACGCGCTGGCCTGCGATCCGGTCATATCCCCAATTCCAGAAACGTGCCTTACACCTCCGTGCTCAATGCCAACGGGACAATGAAATCCCATGCCGACCTGCGCGAAGTTTTCCACGACGCGAAGGCGGACCTGACCAAGCCGATCATCACGACCTGCGGCTCTGGTGTCACCGCCGCTGTACTGAGCCTCGCGCTGGAGCGCATCGGGAACCGCAATCATTCGCTCTATGACGGCTCTTGGGCCGAATGGGGCCAGTTCGACCAACTCGCCGTGGAGACCGGATAA
- a CDS encoding aromatic amino acid transaminase, producing MFETLKAQPADKILSLMAAFREDPREGKIDLGVGVYKNAEGQTPIMRSVKTAEQKLWQIEDTKSYTGLAGDAGFHDALRMLILGDAATKDQVAAAATPGGTGAIRQGLELIRMASPKATVWLSAPTWPNHPSIIKYLGMPMAEYRYFDAETRGVDFGGMLTDLDQAKPGDVVLLHGCCHNPTGANLTASQWQEVADFLKSKQLIPFVDIAYQGFGDGLDADAFGPRHLAKTQPEMLIAASCSKNFGVYRERVGLLMAVSQDPSKTPLNQGTVAFLNRQNYSFPPDHGARLVTMVLTDDALRSDWLNELEGIRTGMLSLRQSLADALRKRTNSDRFDFIAQHRGMFSRLGATEAQVEQMRQSHGIYMVSDSRLNIAGLNAQSVPILADAIVAAGV from the coding sequence ATGTTCGAGACGCTAAAAGCTCAGCCCGCTGACAAAATTCTGTCACTTATGGCGGCATTTCGCGAAGACCCGCGTGAGGGCAAAATTGACCTCGGCGTGGGCGTTTACAAGAACGCCGAGGGGCAAACACCCATAATGCGCTCCGTGAAGACCGCCGAACAAAAGCTTTGGCAGATCGAAGACACCAAAAGCTATACTGGCCTTGCTGGCGATGCTGGCTTCCATGACGCACTCAGAATGCTGATCCTCGGCGACGCGGCAACCAAAGACCAAGTCGCAGCCGCAGCCACGCCGGGGGGCACAGGCGCGATCCGGCAAGGGCTGGAGCTGATCCGCATGGCATCGCCAAAGGCGACGGTCTGGCTTTCGGCCCCAACTTGGCCAAACCATCCCTCAATCATCAAATATCTCGGCATGCCGATGGCCGAGTACCGCTACTTTGATGCGGAAACACGCGGGGTGGATTTCGGCGGAATGCTCACCGATCTGGACCAAGCCAAACCGGGCGATGTGGTTCTGTTGCACGGCTGCTGCCACAACCCGACCGGCGCGAACCTGACTGCGAGCCAATGGCAGGAAGTCGCAGACTTCCTGAAATCCAAGCAACTGATCCCCTTTGTCGACATTGCTTACCAAGGGTTCGGAGACGGTCTGGACGCAGACGCGTTCGGCCCGCGCCATCTGGCCAAAACCCAGCCGGAAATGCTGATTGCCGCAAGCTGCTCAAAGAACTTCGGCGTCTACCGAGAGCGTGTGGGCCTGTTGATGGCCGTGTCCCAAGACCCGTCCAAAACTCCGCTGAACCAAGGCACCGTCGCCTTTCTGAACCGCCAGAACTATTCGTTTCCGCCGGATCATGGCGCGCGGCTGGTCACGATGGTGCTGACTGATGATGCTCTGCGCAGCGATTGGCTGAACGAGTTGGAAGGCATCCGCACCGGAATGCTTTCGCTGCGACAATCTCTGGCAGACGCCTTGCGCAAGCGCACCAATTCCGACCGCTTTGACTTCATTGCGCAGCATCGCGGGATGTTCTCCCGCCTTGGCGCGACAGAGGCGCAGGTCGAGCAAATGCGCCAGAGCCATGGGATTTATATGGTGTCTGACAGCCGCTTGAACATCGCTGGCCTGAACGCCCAATCGGTTCCAATACTTGCAGACGCAATCGTAGCCGCAGGCGTTTAG
- a CDS encoding lytic transglycosylase domain-containing protein — protein sequence MIRAFLILMLLALPACSNSAPKEVAEQRQAIPLHPNETPELRLLINKYADLYEVPRALVHRQIIRESTHRPEARNGPYYGLMQILPATARTMGHRGPPNSLLDAETNLKYAVKYLRGAWLLSDGSHDEAVKWYSRGYYYEAKRRGMLVETGLRSG from the coding sequence ATGATACGCGCGTTTCTCATCCTGATGCTGCTGGCATTGCCTGCCTGCTCAAACTCTGCGCCCAAAGAGGTCGCGGAGCAGCGCCAAGCGATACCGCTGCATCCGAACGAGACGCCAGAGCTTCGCCTGCTCATCAACAAATACGCCGACCTCTACGAAGTGCCGCGCGCTTTGGTGCATCGTCAAATCATCCGCGAAAGCACCCACCGCCCCGAGGCGCGCAACGGCCCGTATTATGGCCTTATGCAAATCCTGCCTGCCACGGCCCGCACCATGGGCCATCGCGGCCCGCCGAATAGTTTGCTGGATGCCGAGACCAACCTGAAATACGCCGTCAAATACCTGCGCGGCGCGTGGCTGCTGTCCGATGGTAGCCATGACGAGGCGGTAAAGTGGTATTCGCGCGGCTACTATTACGAAGCCAAGCGGCGCGGGATGCTTGTTGAGACGGGGCTTCGTTCCGGTTAA
- a CDS encoding queuosine precursor transporter: MTRLLPGILAMAATVVASNILVQFLLGSWLTWGAFTYPIAFLVTDVMNRIYGPSAARRVVFAGFLVGIICSLIGSQIMLEYGPAVPLRIAVASAIAFLSAQLLDVSIFDRLREGTWWKAPLASTLVGSVVDTALFFTIAFSASITLFGAGNDEAISWAWEGVPLLGQGAILPLWVSLAIADWGVKLAIALLALIPFRIIVGKVSHKFA; the protein is encoded by the coding sequence ATGACACGTCTTCTTCCTGGCATCCTTGCCATGGCCGCCACTGTCGTGGCCTCGAATATTCTCGTCCAGTTCTTGCTGGGCAGTTGGCTCACTTGGGGGGCCTTCACCTACCCCATCGCATTCCTTGTCACAGATGTGATGAACCGCATCTATGGGCCTTCCGCCGCACGCCGCGTTGTATTCGCAGGGTTTCTAGTTGGAATCATTTGCTCACTCATCGGATCGCAGATCATGTTGGAGTACGGGCCCGCGGTGCCACTTCGAATTGCCGTCGCATCCGCCATCGCGTTCCTGTCTGCACAACTTTTAGACGTGTCGATTTTTGACCGTCTGCGCGAGGGAACGTGGTGGAAGGCCCCGCTGGCATCGACGCTTGTCGGGTCCGTTGTAGACACAGCGCTGTTCTTCACCATAGCATTCTCGGCCTCAATCACCCTATTCGGAGCGGGAAATGATGAAGCGATTTCATGGGCTTGGGAGGGCGTTCCGCTTTTGGGTCAGGGCGCAATTCTTCCGCTTTGGGTTTCCCTCGCGATTGCGGATTGGGGCGTGAAACTTGCTATCGCCCTGCTCGCGCTGATCCCGTTCCGTATCATTGTTGGAAAAGTTTCACACAAATTCGCGTAG
- a CDS encoding DEAD/DEAH box helicase — MIQTIQDALTERGYTDLTPVQTAVTDAEYGDADLLVSAQTGSGKTVAFGLAIAPTLLGEDQTFGRAAAPLALVIAPTRELALQVKRELSWLYAKAGAVVASCVGGMDMRDERRALDRGAHIVVATPGRLRDHIQRSSIDLSEARAVVLDEADEMLDLGFREDLEFILSEAPETRRTLMFSATVPASIAKLAKSYQKDAIRVSTKAEHSQHTDIEYRAMAVAPRDAENSLINVLRYYEAPTAIVFCNTRAMVNRLTTRFSNRGFSVVALSGELSQNERTHALQSMRDGRARVCVATDVAARGIDLPNLELVIHAELPNNHETLLHRSGRTGRAGRKGVSAMIVPAKMRRKAERLLQGAKVKAEWAEAPSADDVNARDEERLFNNPVWTDTATDSEAGLVTKLIERFSPEQIATAYTRLFRERQSAPEDLAPSGSDAPKERPAFGESVWFSVSIGRKDNAEPRWLLPALCRAGDLTKDDIGAIRIQQNASFVEILKASEDRFLKSLGDGMKLEDGAIVTRLDKAPDFTSMPRPQGGKKPFDKKPYDKKPYEKKPYRDDYDTPPRPAATEQPKSGKSISDARPEGAVTSHKPRPAGDKKPYEKKPYEKKGDKKPYEKKPHGDKAPYEKRGEKPAFDKKPGGKKPFRKADGEKPFRKADGEKPFRKADGDKPRFDKKPGGKKPFNKADGGKPAGKRPSASANDTSKRFTPPGGKVKPRVSKGAGATPKRGKGKP; from the coding sequence GTGATACAAACGATTCAAGACGCGCTGACAGAGCGCGGCTACACCGACCTGACTCCCGTTCAAACCGCAGTAACAGATGCCGAATATGGTGACGCAGACCTTCTGGTCTCGGCGCAGACCGGCTCCGGCAAAACTGTTGCCTTTGGCCTCGCCATCGCGCCGACATTGCTGGGCGAGGATCAAACATTCGGCCGCGCTGCGGCGCCGCTGGCGCTGGTGATTGCACCTACGCGCGAATTGGCCCTTCAGGTCAAACGCGAGCTGTCCTGGCTCTATGCAAAAGCAGGTGCCGTTGTGGCGTCTTGCGTGGGCGGCATGGATATGCGCGACGAGCGTCGTGCCTTGGACCGTGGTGCGCATATCGTCGTGGCCACACCGGGTCGTTTGCGCGACCATATCCAGCGAAGCTCCATCGACCTGAGCGAAGCCCGTGCCGTGGTGCTGGACGAAGCTGACGAGATGCTGGACCTAGGCTTCCGTGAAGATCTGGAATTCATCCTGTCCGAAGCGCCTGAAACCCGCCGCACCTTGATGTTCTCGGCCACCGTTCCGGCCTCCATTGCAAAGCTGGCGAAGAGCTACCAGAAGGACGCCATTCGCGTGTCCACAAAAGCCGAGCATTCACAACACACAGATATCGAATATCGCGCAATGGCTGTCGCCCCGCGTGACGCTGAGAATAGCCTTATCAACGTGCTGCGCTACTACGAGGCCCCGACGGCCATCGTTTTCTGTAACACCCGCGCCATGGTGAACCGCCTGACCACCCGTTTCTCGAACCGGGGCTTCTCGGTCGTGGCGCTGTCAGGTGAGCTGAGCCAGAACGAACGCACCCACGCGCTGCAATCCATGCGTGATGGCCGTGCGCGCGTTTGCGTGGCCACTGATGTTGCTGCGCGCGGAATCGACCTGCCCAATCTTGAACTGGTGATCCACGCCGAATTGCCAAACAACCACGAAACTCTGCTGCACCGTTCTGGCCGGACAGGCCGTGCAGGCCGCAAAGGCGTCAGCGCGATGATCGTGCCTGCGAAGATGCGCCGCAAAGCCGAACGCCTGCTGCAAGGTGCGAAGGTGAAAGCCGAATGGGCGGAAGCCCCGTCCGCCGACGACGTAAACGCGCGCGATGAAGAACGACTGTTCAATAACCCCGTCTGGACCGACACAGCGACCGATAGCGAAGCAGGCTTGGTCACAAAGCTGATCGAGCGCTTCTCGCCCGAACAGATCGCAACAGCCTATACACGACTGTTCCGTGAACGGCAGTCGGCCCCAGAAGATCTGGCTCCATCCGGCTCTGATGCGCCGAAAGAGCGCCCAGCCTTTGGCGAAAGCGTTTGGTTCTCGGTCTCTATCGGTCGCAAAGACAACGCAGAACCACGCTGGTTGCTGCCTGCATTGTGCCGCGCTGGCGATCTGACCAAGGACGACATTGGCGCCATCCGCATCCAGCAGAACGCAAGCTTTGTTGAAATCCTGAAAGCCAGTGAAGACCGGTTTCTGAAATCTCTCGGCGATGGGATGAAACTTGAAGACGGTGCAATTGTCACCCGCCTCGACAAAGCGCCTGACTTCACGTCCATGCCACGTCCGCAAGGTGGCAAAAAACCTTTCGACAAGAAGCCTTACGACAAAAAACCATACGAGAAGAAACCTTATCGCGACGACTACGATACGCCACCACGCCCTGCCGCGACAGAGCAGCCTAAATCAGGGAAAAGCATCAGCGATGCGCGCCCAGAAGGTGCCGTGACGAGCCATAAGCCGCGCCCAGCCGGTGACAAAAAACCGTATGAGAAAAAACCCTACGAAAAGAAGGGCGACAAGAAGCCTTACGAGAAGAAACCGCATGGGGACAAAGCCCCCTATGAGAAACGTGGCGAAAAGCCTGCTTTTGACAAGAAGCCTGGTGGCAAAAAGCCGTTCCGCAAGGCCGATGGAGAAAAGCCTTTCCGCAAGGCCGATGGCGAAAAACCGTTCCGCAAGGCCGACGGGGACAAGCCACGTTTCGACAAGAAACCGGGCGGCAAGAAGCCCTTCAACAAGGCTGATGGCGGCAAACCCGCGGGCAAGCGCCCATCTGCAAGCGCGAATGACACGTCCAAGCGCTTCACCCCTCCGGGTGGCAAGGTAAAGCCACGCGTCAGCAAGGGCGCAGGTGCCACACCAAAACGGGGCAAGGGAAAACCTTAA
- the arfB gene encoding alternative ribosome rescue aminoacyl-tRNA hydrolase ArfB, producing the protein MIRVNDTITIEDWELTESFTRAQGPGGQNVNKVSTAVELRFEAARSPNLTAPVKARLKRLAGRRWTTEGALIVFVQDTRSQARNREIAEVRLRELILKALETPKRRIKTRPTLGSQRRRIATKKQRGEVKSLRGKVTDDD; encoded by the coding sequence ATGATCCGCGTGAATGACACCATCACCATTGAAGACTGGGAACTGACGGAAAGCTTCACCCGCGCCCAAGGGCCAGGCGGGCAAAACGTCAACAAAGTCTCCACCGCTGTTGAACTGCGGTTCGAAGCGGCGCGGTCCCCAAACCTGACCGCCCCGGTAAAAGCCCGTCTAAAACGCCTTGCAGGACGGCGCTGGACAACCGAAGGCGCGCTGATCGTTTTTGTGCAAGACACGCGTTCGCAAGCGCGCAATCGTGAGATCGCGGAGGTTCGTTTACGTGAATTGATCCTCAAAGCGCTAGAAACCCCAAAGCGCCGGATCAAGACGCGCCCGACCCTTGGATCGCAGCGGCGCAGGATCGCCACCAAGAAGCAGCGTGGCGAGGTTAAATCGCTGCGTGGAAAGGTCACTGATGATGACTGA